The genomic segment GCCAATATGCGGTGAGCGTGTTGGCCGCGCAATGGACAGAGAAAACGCCATCCACGTTGACAAAAAGACCTCACGATAATACTCGTATCGTCATCTAGCGAGTAGCGACATTCTACCTGTGGAAAACCACTCATTCAACTCTTTCCCCATAGATAAATAACTATATAAAGTATTAGCGATAATCCTGCTGCATTTGTTATCTTCCTATCACAGAAACTCGCATTTACAGAAAAACGTCAATGTAATAGAAACGAACAAACTGAgtttaataaattttgtaaaCCAAGCATACCTAGTAATATCGCCTCTACGTACGCCCCCACTCCAATCGTTAGCTCGTTGAAAGCTATTCATAAACCCGGCTTGTTAGTAAACACGATAACAACTAGAATATGCGCCTTATCGACTGCAGTTAAATTGATTTCTAATTACAGGAAATGAAATTAACTCCGTAACTAATTAGTTACCAGTTTTGATGAAATAACATTGAACTACCACTAAACTACCTACACGGAAAAAAAGAATGTCTTAGATTAAGACAATTACCCTTGgtcaagacaataatattttgtatatagccggacgccatattgtattggatgaagacaaatattgtcttgggttaaaactattatcttacttaaagaaaataattacttggatttaaacaatattcctgagactatgaatattcttggtCAAAGAATTCTTTTTTTCCGTGTACACTATTTACTAAGTACATTAGGTTCTGACACTGTAGATATTTAGAATTAACTAGGTATTCCGGTCTCTTTTTTGCTCTTAGCGCGAAAACAAGCAATCGAACTGAATCGCTCCGaagcattcattcattcatttaaccGACCACAGCTATGTTGTTTAGCGGACTTAAGGTGGAAGTAAATAGTttcgcacagacgtagctgACTTGCACAAGCAGTCGCCGGAGCAATGAGGTAATCGATTTGATCTAGTTTGTCGGCTAACCGACCGTTGACGTAACTCGTAAATTTATAATTGACAGGTTTAGTAGCAAGTTGATAATTAAGCCgaggttatttttaattattcttgacagcaaaatatgaaattaaattggtATGCTAATTAAAATAACTGGCTTGTCATGTTTTAATTACTAATGCCCCGCAAAAACTGGAAGTACGCGATATTATTCATTAACATAATGCGTTCTGTTACCTACTGTACATGTTTTGTATAAAACACATCGCACCTGtcatgtttgattttaaaataaacaatctaATGCGTTGCAAGTGAAAAAGTGCTTCGTTTAATTTTACATCTCGACctattcatgaaaaaaaaactgcaacaataaaaatatataatgccTACTCGTGTTTCTCTTGTCTCGATCTCTACCTAATAATTACGCTACGACATATCAACGCAACATTCGCTAAAATCATTAATGCCAAATTTGTTaccatttgttttgtttgtctgtggcacaaTCACGTGTAAATAACGATAcagttttgaatgaaatttcgAATTAGATAACCTCATAACCAAGAGCCGCATACTTTTATTCAATAGGAAACTGATAAATATGTCTAAGTCGTTGTTGCATAAAAGCCACGACGAAAACGGTGACTGTTGTTTtagtttctatttagatatcttATCACATTTAATACCTATTTCTTTAGTATTTATAATGCtaattgggtcaatcaactattttaccgacactttgggcgtctaccgcgttaccaaaattgtctctggtgttaccaataaatcgtacttccaacaagatatttcacagtTTATTAGGTTGAACTTCACGTAGGAAtgacatgtattcatgtacaccatctattaaattacaagaAAAACACATGTTTACTTATCAAAAGATCTGtaaatttgtttgaaaaattgtcGCGAACAGACATTATCCGTGTCGGTAAAATTGTTAAGTTGATTGGTCATATTTAACACAACCCCTAGAGTACGGATTAACCTTTTATCATTACTTCATAATGGTGAGCTGAATTGACATTATGTTCTTCGGAACCAACTAAGTGTTGCCATAATTACGAACAGGGATTGGGTAACCGATCGCATTACGACCCGATTAGTCGATTGGCATTTGCGTTAATGGCGCCCTCCATTAGTCACCTGTGAATCAACTGCATTCAATCATTAATTAGGCCGAGTTATTAACGCTGCGACTTAATGTAATGGCATTTCAGTAGGTAAGCATTTGTTTCACTTCACGTAATTGTTGTGTTAAAATTGGAGCGAATCTTGGTTTATCTATGGACTCTTGAAACTATTTCGAAAGACATACAGCCAAAAAtgcaaaatcgcatttttccGAATTGGTTAAATTTTTTAGATCTCATTGGCAGCCATCTCTGCTAAAATTACCATCGGCTTTTCAACGAAGAAATCACCTGGGgggcccttaaatattttaagatttagTTTGTTAAtcatagttttaaattaaagtgcTTATCTTAGAAAGTTGTCTTGTGCTTTCGGTTGAATAAATTTTGTAAACATCGtctttttaatttagtaaatttCTATTATTTCTTAAAAATACAACCACAGTTTTAAATAATCAACCACAACGGTTCTCGCTCAACCAACTGATTAAACGCCCAAAATTTAATCAGAAGTAATAAATGCAATATAATGATTAATATACGTTCTCAGATGTTGCTTTTAATGCGTTTACTAAATCTGTGTTTATTTTGCTCCAATTAATTACAGTATTTGTATTGACGTTAAGCACAGTGTTGCGGTTACATCCATTTCCACGTGTAAATACGCCTTTGAATTGTCCGctaattatttatgttaaaaacACTAATTCTGCCaaaatagcacatagaaacctgAAACTAAGAACATTTCGTTCatatatattttcaagtatgacaATGACGAAATGTGAAAAGAGTCCGGacaaattttttagggttcaactataaaaggaaaaaattaaagacccttatttatattatattattgtatcgagttgatattaaaacaaaaaactcaggtcaatagtccccgATGAGCGtgtcgaacttcgatttttaaacgcaatcaaaagcgggtcattaaaaaagttttccatacaaatcgccttaacagaaaaaggttTAGGAAAATCTTACCTCCTAGAAACTTGGATTTTTGTAGAGGTAGCtctattaaaaatttttttttttggaatttttttaaattgtaccattttgtcagcatagttgtACAGAACGGCGTCTAATTTCATGTAATAGAATAAGTTAGTTAAGTGATATGTATAtagttatgtgcaataaagaaataCTTACCGCCTAGTTTCATTTAGTAGGATAAGCTCGCAACCGCCTGCGTCGCGTCCGTGCGCCAAATGAGCGGCGCCGGACCCGGCGCAGTGGTTATATTTATAACCTCGCTCGTGTGAGCGGGACGGTTATACGTATAACCCCTAGGTGCGAGCGGGACAGTAGCGCGGACCGACTCGCGGCCGCGCTACAGAATTAAGGAAAAAGTCCCAAAATATTATCGTTAACTAGGTTTAAGTATTAGCATTAAGATTTGTTAAATTTGTAATAGGATTagtaagttttttaataaaataaagacgaGTAGGGCGAGAGCGGGGAAGGGAGCGGAGGAGTGGGGGGACCGCGATCCCTTTAAGGTAATTCTCGCGGGTATAAAAGCGAGCGCGGTCCCGACCACAACGTTCAGTCTCCGAGCGACAGCGAATGGATAAACAACTAATAAGAAGCGCTCCcgacctctctctctctctctcactctcaagCTGCATCAGTGTGCCAGATCTCAAAAATCATCTTTCATTCTTCACCTATATACAGTCCACTCTCTATAAACATCAACAATCAAGCAATAATCATTTTGTGGCGTACGACCGGCCAGAGTTACGGAGTTTCCGTATGCCACATTTAATGGTCCATTCAGCACCGGATCACTGAAACAAGAAGAAATTCAAGATGGTTTTAACAAGAAGCAACAGCGGCAAAGAATCAAAAGAAGAGTCGTCCAGCGCCGGTGAAACCACTGCGACTACTAGTACGAACCTGACAACAACCACGTCGAGTTCCGGCGAAACTGGGACCACGACTGGCACGGGCACCACCGAAGTATCAGCATCAGCATCGGGATCCGTCGCGACAAGTGCGAGGGATCAAGTAGACACTTCGGGTATTAAGGCCACGCCCGCGGCCAGTACAGATACGGTCGTCATTCGCCAACCGTCGCAGCAGATGCCACCACCAGCTGTCACAAAAGCACCGCCGCAGAAGCCCGCTCGGTCACGTCACTCCAAGGCCTCCGGCAAGAGACTCCTCGCGGGGTTGGAGGCCAAGGAGCGGCTAGCCGAGCTGGAGCTGAAGCGCGTGCGCGCCGAGGCTGAACTAGAAAAAATCCGCCTAGAAAAGATGGCGGCGGAGTCAGAGCTGTCCGAcacagaagaagaagaagacgacCTGGCTTCACAACGTATCGCTGATTGGATAAGAAGATCGCCCAATCAAGAACGAACATTACGAGAAGAAAGAAGGCCGcccacgcacacacacaaagaGCGCGAGCGGCGGGACCATTATGAAGAGCAGTCCCACAAGTCAGCAATGGACCTCACCATGCTGACCGCAGCATTAACAGAAGCAATCCACGCCGGCAAGTCATCATCAACGAACAAATATATTCCCGACCTGCCGCCGTTCAGCGGACTCAGCAACGAGTGGCTCCAATTTCAAGCAGCCTACACCGAGTCTGCGGCCAGCTTTACGGCCAACGAAAACGTCGCTCGCATTAGAAAGGCCCTCAAAGGGGTCGCCTTGGAAGCGGTAAGCGCGCTCCTCATCAGCCAGCCTCGGCCAGACGACGTCGTAAGCGCATTACAAAGAAGATTCGGCAGACCAGACGCACTCCTCATCGGCGAAATAGAAAAGATGAAAGCGCTCCCGAGACTCACAGACAACCCACGTGACCTGTGCATCTTCGCGAGCCGCGTTGCTAACACAGTAGCAACAATCGAGATGCTCAAACGCCCGCAATACCTTCACACCCCGGAAGTATTGCGCACGATCGTCGACAAACTAACGCCGATCCTGCGAAGCAAATGGTACGACTATGCAACAATAAACGAAGACGTACCCGAAATAAAGAAGATCGCCGAATTTCTCAACCGCGAAGCGGATAAATGCGCGCCCTACGCGCCGCCCGAGCTGTCTACTGAGAagcaagaaaacaaaataataaagaaaaaagtcGAACGCGCCTACACCGCCACCACTGAAACCGCCACGAAATCGCGCAAAGAAGCAAAGTCACCGTGTCCTCAATGCAAGCAGGAAGGCCACCAACTACCTACGTGTCCGAATTTTATCAAGGCGGACACGAACGAGCGATGGGAGATAGCGAAGAAACACACCATTTGCTATCGCTGTCTCATTAGCAAGCACCGCCGCTACGAGTGCCGCGCTAAGCCGTGCGGCCGCGGCGGCTGCCCCATGCGGCACCATCGTCTGCTGCATCACGAGAAACCATCGCCGGCCTCCCCCGACGCTCCAAAGCGGCCGCCGCAGCCTCCGATCGAACCAGCAACGAACGCGACAGTCGAACAAGTCGGCGCGGCAACCACCAAAACGGGCCGCGCCTATCTCAAGATCGCGCCGGTCGTCCTGCGAGGGCCGCAAGCCACCATCGAAACATACGCGCTATTAGACGACGGCAGCACGGTCACCATCATCGACGCAGCGGTTGCCGACGTGCTCGGTCTCGACGGTCCCACCGAACAAATGTGGGTCCAAGGAGTGAGCGGGACGGAGGTAGCGCACAAGAAAAGCAAGAGGGTGGGCGTGGCGATCCGAGGCAAATACAGCGACGACGAGCTGCAAATAAATAACGCGCGCACCGTGGCAAGCCTCGACTTCGCGACGCAGTCGATAAGTGAACGAGAACTACGCGACTGCCGACATTTAGAAGACATCAAGAATGAAGTCACATGCAGCCGCGCCACGCCGAAAATATTGATCGGCCAAGACAATTGGGAGCTAATCATCTCGCAAGAAATTAGAAGAGGACGGCGCGATCAACTCGTCGCGTCGCGCACGCTACTAGGCTGGGTATTACACGGGTGCCGCACCTCACAAGCGGAGCCCGTGGCGTACTGCTGTGCCCATCTCACTCTGACCGAACCGGCTAATCACATGGAAAAAATGATGCGCGACTATTTCGCATTAGAGTCGCTATCCATCGAGCCGAGAAAACAGAAGAGCGATCCAGAGCTACAAGCCCtcgaaatattagaaaaaacgAGTCGCCGCCTACCCGACGGACGTTTCGAAACGGGGCTGCTATGGAGAGAGCGAGAGGGCAAGATACCCAACAATCGAGCCGACGCACTCAAGCGACTACACACGCTCGAGCGCAAACTCGATCGCGACGAACAGCTGAAGAAACAATACGACGAGCGCGTCCTCAACTTACTCACGTCTAAGTACGCCGAGCCCGCGGCCGCGCCCCCTAGCGCCCGCACATGGTACCTGCCACACTTCGCGGTCTGCAATCCCGACAAGCCGAAGATACGACTCGTGCACGACGCGGCGGCCAAATCTCACGGCCGCAGCCTCAACGATATGCTCCTGTCGGGCCCGGACCTACTGCAAAGCCTGCCCGGCGTCATTATGCGGTTCCGACAGCACGCCGTGGCGGTCTCCGCCGATATAAAGGAAATGTTTATGCAGATCAAGATACGCGAAGAAGACAGAGACGCCCTACGCTTCTTATGGCGCGGCGATCGGCGCGAAGGCGAAGCGCAAGAATATAGAATGTCGTCCGTGATCTTCGGCGCTACGTCGTCACCGTGTACCGCGCTgtacataaaaaatagaaacGCGCGGGAACACGCCGAAGAGTACCCGGACGCCGCCAGGGCAATCGAGAGAAATCACTACATGGACGATTACCTGCAAAGCTTCGCTACGACAGAAGAGGCACGACGCGTAATAAAAGACGTCGATTTCATACACAAGAAGGCTGGCTTCGAATTACGCGGATGGGCATACAACGAGTGCGAGCGAGAAGGCGCGATGTCCCTTACCGGCGGGAGCGAGCGAGAGGGCGCGACGTCCCTTATCGGCGGGAGCGAGCGAGACGGAGCTACGGTCCCTATCGGCGGGAGCGAGATAGAAAAAACACTCGGCCTGCTGTGGGACACGAAGAGAGATAGTATCAGCTTCCGGCTCAACAATAGAAGGGCACCCGtcgaaataatgaaaaatctaCGTCCGCCAACGAAGAGGGAGGCCCTTAGCCTTATTATGTCGATATTCGACCCGCTAGGGCTCATCTCGCCCATCACGACACCGGCAAAGCGCATCATGCAAGACACGTGGCGATACGACACTGCATGGGATGAAGAGTTGCCCCCCGAGCTGCACGACCGATGGAGCGAGTGGCTGCAACAACTGCACCGCCTAGGTGACCTACATATACCTAGGTGCTACGGGGCAACGCCGGGCGCGCGCTACGAGCTTCACACATTTGTGGACGCGAGCCAAGAAGCTTACGCGGCCGCTGTCTATTGGCGCATAATTCATGCCGATGACAGCGTGACCATCTCACTCGCCGCAGGGAAGAGCCGCGTCACGCCGAACAAACCCATCTCCGTGCCCCGTCTCGAACTGCAAGCCGCTCTGCTAGGCGCGCGACTAGCCAACACGGTCGCCGACGAACACGACTACGAGGTCGCCCGACGCACATACTGGAGCGACTCTCGTACGGCGCTAGCGTGGATACGCTCCGAGCCCCGCACATTTAAGACGTTCGTCGCGCATCGCCTCGCTGAGATAGAAGACCTCACCAAGAAAAATGAATGGCGCTGGCTACCATCGGCGGACAACGTCGCCGACGACGCGACGCGAGCCACCCCGGAAGAATTCGGTCCGAGACATCGGTGGTTCCGCGGCCCGCTATTCTTGTACGAGAGAGAAGATTCTTGGCCCGAAGAAAATAAGGTCGAAATTCCAGCTACCGgcgaagaaaaagaaaaatgtaacgCGCTTC from the Choristoneura fumiferana unplaced genomic scaffold, NRCan_CFum_1 Sck3bRy_159;HRSCAF=348_pilon, whole genome shotgun sequence genome contains:
- the LOC141445034 gene encoding uncharacterized protein is translated as MVLTRSNSGKESKEESSSAGETTATTSTNLTTTTSSSGETGTTTGTGTTEVSASASGSVATSARDQVDTSGIKATPAASTDTVVIRQPSQQMPPPAVTKAPPQKPARSRHSKASGKRLLAGLEAKERLAELELKRVRAEAELEKIRLEKMAAESELSDTEEEEDDLASQRIADWIRRSPNQERTLREERRPPTHTHKERERRDHYEEQSHKSAMDLTMLTAALTEAIHAGKSSSTNKYIPDLPPFSGLSNEWLQFQAAYTESAASFTANENVARIRKALKGVALEAVSALLISQPRPDDVVSALQRRFGRPDALLIGEIEKMKALPRLTDNPRDLCIFASRVANTVATIEMLKRPQYLHTPEVLRTIVDKLTPILRSKWYDYATINEDVPEIKKIAEFLNREADKCAPYAPPELSTEKQENKIIKKKVERAYTATTETATKSRKEAKSPCPQCKQEGHQLPTCPNFIKADTNERWEIAKKHTICYRCLISKHRRYECRAKPCGRGGCPMRHHRLLHHEKPSPASPDAPKRPPQPPIEPATNATVEQVGAATTKTGRAYLKIAPVVLRGPQATIETYALLDDGSTVTIIDAAVADVLGLDGPTEQMWVQGVSGTEVAHKKSKRVGVAIRGKYSDDELQINNARTVASLDFATQSISERELRDCRHLEDIKNEVTCSRATPKILIGQDNWELIISQEIRRGRRDQLVASRTLLGWVLHGCRTSQAEPVAYCCAHLTLTEPANHMEKMMRDYFALESLSIEPRKQKSDPELQALEILEKTSRRLPDGRFETGLLWREREGKIPNNRADALKRLHTLERKLDRDEQLKKQYDERVLNLLTSKYAEPAAAPPSARTWYLPHFAVCNPDKPKIRLVHDAAAKSHGRSLNDMLLSGPDLLQSLPGVIMRFRQHAVAVSADIKEMFMQIKIREEDRDALRFLWRGDRREGEAQEYRMSSVIFGATSSPCTALYIKNRNAREHAEEYPDAARAIERNHYMDDYLQSFATTEEARRVIKDVDFIHKKAGFELRGWAYNECEREGAMSLTGGSEREGATSLIGGSERDGATVPIGGSEIEKTLGLLWDTKRDSISFRLNNRRAPVEIMKNLRPPTKREALSLIMSIFDPLGLISPITTPAKRIMQDTWRYDTAWDEELPPELHDRWSEWLQQLHRLGDLHIPRCYGATPGARYELHTFVDASQEAYAAAVYWRIIHADDSVTISLAAGKSRVTPNKPISVPRLELQAALLGARLANTVADEHDYEVARRTYWSDSRTALAWIRSEPRTFKTFVAHRLAEIEDLTKKNEWRWLPSADNVADDATRATPEEFGPRHRWFRGPLFLYEREDSWPEENKVEIPATGEEKEKCNALQDQRARHAHLPEIERFSKWTRLLRTTARVLQFIDLCRHKRSSPAPQVVAAARRKRTRANQSQDEEWDRRTPTAHVPRNRIAPEKHEKYIVLPARYINKAEQLLTSASQKDAYAQERQRITDGRAPERDDRLAKISVFIDADGVMRLRGRIAAADAIQKEMVNPAVLHRTHYYTKLYIAHIHEKLHHGGTEIVVNELRQRVYIAKIRPAVKEVIARCARCLLRKARPAAPATGDLPAARLAYGARPFSFTGLDYFGPLEVTVARHREKRHVALFTCLTSRAVHLEVVVSLSTDSAINALRRFIARRGCPTELWSDNATAFRGAARELSEAVKNEAEARRINWRFLPAAAPFMAGAWERMVRGVKEALKATLHEKYPSDEILHTLLLEAEATVNSRPLTHVSVDPNDPTALTPNMILLGPDCHSPAPGTFEESDGDARQQWRRAQQLADTFWRRWVREYLPLLQHRREPHSSGASPAVGDVVIICDSNMPRNTWPRGRITRIYPGKDGVVRVVDVTTSRGHVLRRPARKIVVLPVGSHGDGGRNVQNGV